The proteins below come from a single bacterium genomic window:
- a CDS encoding YfiR family protein, which translates to MYSRGSRVLVAAILTMWGCLSLVAPARADDYEIAPVTVRSAVIAKVLAFHKGLAGDVTVYVLGDPAFAEEFREVLGMAAGAATISSVEAGDDLPESPPHILYVGDAAKTDAAIAYTRMHRILSVTGLPAQVAAGVCLGVGLKGGKPKILLNMEAARAEGVNWNPAILKVADKIKETAIRESS; encoded by the coding sequence ATGTACAGCAGGGGTTCGCGCGTCCTCGTTGCGGCGATCCTGACGATGTGGGGGTGCCTGTCGCTCGTGGCCCCCGCACGGGCAGACGACTACGAGATCGCTCCGGTGACCGTGCGGTCCGCCGTGATCGCGAAGGTCCTCGCCTTCCACAAGGGCCTGGCGGGAGACGTCACGGTCTATGTCCTGGGCGATCCCGCCTTCGCAGAGGAGTTTCGCGAGGTTCTGGGCATGGCCGCCGGCGCGGCGACGATCTCGTCCGTCGAGGCCGGCGACGACCTGCCCGAATCCCCGCCCCACATCCTCTACGTGGGCGACGCGGCGAAGACTGACGCGGCCATAGCCTATACCCGCATGCACAGGATTCTCAGCGTGACGGGTCTGCCGGCGCAAGTAGCCGCCGGCGTATGCCTCGGGGTGGGTCTCAAGGGAGGCAAGCCCAAGATCCTCCTGAACATGGAGGCCGCCAGGGCGGAAGGCGTCAACTGGAACCCGGCGATCCTGAAGGTGGCGGACAAGATCAAAGAGACCGCCATACGGGAGTCGTCGTGA